The following are from one region of the Amycolatopsis sp. QT-25 genome:
- a CDS encoding SMI1/KNR4 family protein, with product MEDKLTRYYRGRMIFGPFTAVHPDELKALEDEIGGRLPSGYRAFIELANGGSLEYDIRVPPGEAGEVIGFTELHQVGRDQHGEYGSGTVLGEYRRRNDGPLAEHVSMEWMLPIARNGGNDTLFLDLSPENSGRLVAFVHGLPQWTGLTERNVLATVADTFDAYFDVLFIDDDTAQMNWEDVREAAPDDAWRRVVERWLDEGMPGWRTRSWARAQ from the coding sequence ATGGAGGACAAGTTGACCCGCTACTACCGAGGGCGGATGATCTTCGGCCCGTTCACGGCCGTGCATCCCGACGAACTCAAGGCGCTTGAAGACGAGATCGGTGGCCGGCTTCCGAGCGGATACCGAGCCTTCATCGAACTGGCCAACGGCGGCAGTCTGGAGTACGACATCCGTGTGCCTCCCGGCGAAGCGGGAGAGGTCATCGGCTTCACCGAGCTCCACCAGGTCGGAAGAGACCAGCACGGTGAGTACGGCTCTGGCACCGTCCTCGGCGAATACCGACGGCGAAATGACGGCCCGCTGGCTGAGCACGTTTCGATGGAGTGGATGCTCCCGATTGCTCGTAATGGCGGCAACGACACGTTGTTCCTCGATCTCAGCCCGGAGAACAGCGGGCGGCTGGTTGCCTTCGTACATGGGCTGCCGCAGTGGACAGGACTGACTGAACGTAATGTCCTGGCCACTGTTGCGGATACGTTCGATGCCTACTTCGACGTCCTCTTCATCGACGACGACACCGCCCAGATGAACTGGGAGGACGTGCGGGAAGCCGCTCCTGACGACGCGTGGCGACGCGTCGTCGAACGTTGGCTCGACGAGGGCATGCCCGGCTGGCGCACTCGCTCCTGGGCGAGAGCACAGTGA